A genomic window from Parvularcula sp. LCG005 includes:
- a CDS encoding alkaline phosphatase, whose amino-acid sequence MISLLLSAALVVQPAPAKPVDWVAVGEQTLAQRKAVKPIDHGAKNVILFVADGMDITTITAGRILAGQLQGKSGEEHVLAFETMPHVALSKTYNVNMQTADSAGTATAMMTGRKTKAGVIDVDQTVPRGDCEASVGKESPSIMDFAAAQDRSVGVVSTARITHATPATVYAHAADRDWESDTDLPRGATCKDIAAQLIDATASLPLKVVLGGGRRNFMPAEMPDPEYEGRSGGRADGRDLTNEFLTQSDANAYVWNAEQLSDLDHDKVNAVLGLFEPSHMQYDADREKDKGGEPSLAELTGFAIDHLSKDEDGFFLLVEGGRVDHAHHAGNAARALNDVVAFDAAVAMALEKTSAEDTLIIVTADHGHTLALQGYPKRGNPILGTVVSVGSKGEPLDTPLAAGDGQPYTTLSYSNGPGSVFAKPSKDVAPTRPFVSMEEAQDIDYQQQSLIPAASESHGGQDVSIYARGPMAHLMGGVVEQSYIYYVMREAFQPTEADTQE is encoded by the coding sequence ATGATTTCACTGCTTCTTTCCGCAGCGCTTGTGGTTCAACCCGCCCCTGCAAAACCCGTGGACTGGGTTGCAGTTGGCGAACAGACACTGGCGCAACGCAAGGCCGTCAAGCCGATCGATCACGGGGCGAAAAACGTCATTCTGTTTGTGGCGGACGGCATGGATATCACCACCATCACCGCCGGTCGTATTCTGGCTGGACAGCTGCAGGGCAAGTCGGGCGAAGAGCATGTGCTGGCCTTTGAAACGATGCCTCATGTGGCGCTATCGAAAACCTACAATGTGAACATGCAAACCGCCGACAGCGCCGGGACCGCAACGGCAATGATGACCGGGCGCAAGACCAAAGCCGGCGTCATCGACGTGGACCAGACAGTTCCGCGCGGCGATTGCGAGGCGTCGGTCGGCAAAGAATCGCCATCGATTATGGATTTTGCGGCCGCGCAGGATCGCAGCGTGGGCGTGGTCTCGACCGCACGGATCACCCATGCCACCCCCGCCACCGTCTATGCCCATGCGGCTGACCGGGACTGGGAATCCGATACCGACCTGCCTCGCGGCGCAACGTGCAAGGACATTGCAGCGCAGCTGATCGACGCCACGGCCTCCCTGCCGCTGAAGGTCGTGCTCGGCGGTGGACGGCGCAACTTCATGCCTGCCGAAATGCCGGACCCCGAATATGAAGGCCGCAGCGGCGGTCGTGCGGACGGCCGCGATCTGACCAATGAGTTCCTGACCCAGTCGGACGCCAATGCCTATGTCTGGAATGCGGAACAGCTTAGCGATCTGGACCACGACAAGGTCAATGCCGTGCTTGGTCTCTTCGAACCCAGCCACATGCAGTACGATGCCGATCGGGAAAAAGATAAAGGCGGTGAGCCGTCTCTGGCGGAACTGACCGGCTTTGCGATCGATCATCTGAGCAAGGATGAAGACGGCTTTTTCTTGCTGGTCGAGGGTGGACGCGTTGACCACGCACACCATGCTGGCAATGCCGCACGCGCCCTGAATGATGTGGTGGCCTTTGATGCCGCAGTCGCCATGGCTCTTGAGAAAACCAGTGCCGAGGACACGCTGATCATCGTCACCGCCGACCACGGCCACACCCTGGCGCTGCAGGGCTATCCCAAACGCGGCAATCCGATCCTTGGCACGGTCGTCAGTGTCGGGAGCAAGGGTGAGCCCCTCGACACACCGCTGGCGGCTGGCGATGGCCAACCCTACACAACCCTGTCCTACTCCAATGGTCCCGGATCCGTCTTTGCCAAGCCGTCCAAGGACGTGGCACCAACACGGCCTTTCGTATCAATGGAAGAGGCGCAGGACATCGACTACCAACAGCAGTCGCTGATCCCGGCGGCGTCCGAATCTCATGGCGGTCAGGACGTGTCGATCTACGCACGCGGCCCGATGGCCCATCTGATGGGCGGCGTTGTTGAGCAGAGCTACATCTACTACGTGATGCGCGAAGCCTTCCAGCCGACTGAAGCCGACACGCAGGAATAA
- the hflX gene encoding GTPase HflX: MSDDFEPQGVFDRAIVLHPEFAYEANARTSPERLAEAVGLTAAIGLTIDHADVVRINDPRPATLFGSGKVDDIRALLDDLDPRPGLVIVNGLLTPVQHRNLEKAWHAKVLDRTALILEIFGERAQTKEGRLQVALAHLTYQRSRLVRSWTHLERQRGGAGFLGGPGERQIEADRRVLAGKIDRLKAEIEQVRRTRTLQRAKRKKAPHPVIALVGYTNAGKSTLFNRMTGASVMAEDLLFATLDPTMRAVDLPGACRVILSDTVGFISNLPTDLIASFRATLEEVLEADIILHVRDIAHPESDAQRSDVLSVLKQIGVQDGDGQQVIEVWNKIDMIDADERVNLMAISKLRTETSDASLDEPVIVPVSAVSGQNVEQLYAAIDALLTQDYNAYAVIIGDQDGAAEAWLHAHGDVVSTADADEDNARSLTVRLSEKSAGQFRSKFDVALKTAANGSFGSTRQSVA, translated from the coding sequence TTGTCCGACGACTTTGAACCACAGGGCGTGTTCGATCGCGCCATCGTTTTGCATCCTGAATTTGCGTATGAAGCCAATGCGCGAACATCCCCCGAACGCTTGGCCGAAGCCGTTGGCCTGACGGCGGCGATCGGGTTGACCATTGACCACGCCGATGTGGTCCGTATTAACGATCCACGTCCGGCAACGCTGTTTGGCAGCGGCAAGGTTGATGACATTCGCGCGCTTCTTGACGATCTGGACCCGCGTCCTGGTCTCGTGATTGTCAACGGTCTGCTGACCCCGGTGCAGCACCGCAATCTGGAAAAGGCCTGGCATGCCAAGGTTCTCGACCGAACCGCGCTGATCCTCGAAATTTTTGGTGAGCGTGCCCAGACCAAGGAAGGCCGCCTGCAGGTGGCTCTGGCCCACCTGACCTATCAACGGTCACGCCTCGTGCGGTCCTGGACCCACCTTGAACGCCAGCGCGGTGGTGCAGGCTTTCTCGGCGGCCCCGGTGAGCGGCAGATTGAGGCCGACCGGCGGGTACTGGCAGGTAAGATCGACCGCCTGAAGGCGGAAATCGAACAGGTGCGACGCACCCGGACATTGCAGCGGGCGAAGCGCAAGAAGGCGCCACACCCGGTTATTGCGCTCGTCGGCTATACCAACGCTGGAAAATCGACCCTCTTCAACCGGATGACCGGCGCCAGCGTCATGGCCGAAGACTTGCTCTTCGCGACGCTTGACCCGACCATGCGTGCTGTCGACCTGCCTGGGGCCTGCCGGGTCATTCTTTCCGATACGGTGGGATTCATCTCGAACCTGCCGACGGATCTGATCGCCTCCTTCCGCGCAACGCTGGAAGAGGTGCTGGAGGCTGACATCATTCTCCACGTGCGGGATATCGCGCATCCGGAGAGTGACGCTCAGCGCTCGGACGTTCTGTCCGTTCTCAAGCAGATCGGCGTGCAGGATGGCGACGGACAGCAGGTCATCGAGGTCTGGAACAAGATCGACATGATTGACGCGGATGAACGCGTAAATCTGATGGCCATATCCAAGTTGCGGACAGAGACGTCGGACGCAAGCCTTGATGAACCGGTGATCGTGCCTGTTTCAGCGGTCAGTGGGCAGAATGTCGAGCAACTCTATGCTGCCATCGATGCGCTGCTGACCCAAGACTATAACGCGTATGCCGTGATCATCGGGGACCAGGACGGCGCGGCCGAAGCCTGGCTGCATGCCCATGGCGACGTCGTGTCGACGGCTGACGCGGATGAAGACAATGCCCGCAGCCTCACCGTTCGGTTGAGCGAGAAGTCTGCGGGGCAGTTCAGGTCAAAATTTGATGTTGCGCTGAAAACGGCGGCGAATGGCAGTTTTGGCTCCACTCGCCAATCCGTTGCCTGA
- the hfq gene encoding RNA chaperone Hfq: protein MNDKKQSLQDTFLNQARKSKAHVTVFLVNGVKLQGIITWFDSFCLLLKRDGQVQLVYKHAVSTIMPAQPLDLRLDEDDEE, encoded by the coding sequence ATGAACGATAAAAAACAAAGCCTACAAGACACCTTCTTGAACCAGGCCCGCAAATCAAAGGCTCATGTGACCGTTTTTCTGGTCAATGGCGTCAAACTGCAGGGCATTATCACGTGGTTCGACAGCTTCTGTCTGCTCCTGAAGCGTGATGGACAGGTTCAGCTTGTTTACAAGCACGCCGTCTCCACTATCATGCCGGCTCAGCCGCTCGATCTTCGCTTGGACGAGGACGACGAGGAGTAA
- a CDS encoding potassium transporter TrkG encodes MNFAPVLRFIAYSHFGIAVAMLWPALLAGTSGSASFSGYLLGAMGASMVGTLSLAISTGMRSVAPVRSGLRELLLALLFFWAVLPVTAAIPFLFEGMRFGEAWFEAVSAITTTGAWLSEPLARATDHDMLYRASLQWIGGLVSVSTAAAVFIRPEFIGIAPLVPPFARGEEGSYLRAFARAIRSFAPIYGAIAAFGALALMLLGISVIEAMTMAMSFLASGGFVPHPQGIAAYDVPSRLVAMILMILGAVNFVVIAYRVLGRGTGIRNGRDPETRTFLILIPVIAVIFWLSRGAGDIDRLLAQAFNAVSSLSTNGITLGRPPALIPILVTSVIGGAAVSTAGGIKLLRWLLTFQRTGEELWRLTHPGAVSGRSPSTNEFGVWIHALAFAVLLAILVLATAFFGYSLETSATAAVAVISNSGPLLTLAPLMTGDYLIFEPGLRTAFGVGMIAGRLELIVLLVVVNRRFWQG; translated from the coding sequence ATGAATTTTGCGCCGGTCCTCCGGTTCATTGCCTACTCCCATTTCGGGATTGCCGTGGCGATGCTGTGGCCTGCGCTTCTCGCAGGGACATCTGGCAGTGCGTCTTTTTCCGGCTATCTGCTCGGCGCGATGGGCGCGTCGATGGTCGGCACGCTGAGCTTGGCAATCAGCACGGGAATGAGGTCCGTGGCCCCGGTGCGCAGTGGGCTGCGGGAGCTTCTTCTGGCGCTCCTGTTCTTCTGGGCGGTGCTGCCGGTCACGGCTGCCATACCGTTTCTGTTCGAGGGAATGCGCTTTGGCGAGGCGTGGTTCGAGGCCGTCTCGGCGATCACGACGACCGGAGCATGGCTGTCTGAGCCGCTCGCCCGCGCCACGGATCATGACATGCTCTACCGGGCCAGCCTGCAGTGGATTGGTGGACTGGTATCAGTGTCGACGGCCGCGGCCGTATTCATCCGCCCGGAATTCATCGGTATCGCGCCACTGGTCCCACCGTTCGCTCGCGGAGAGGAGGGCAGCTATCTTCGCGCCTTCGCCCGGGCGATCCGGTCCTTCGCGCCAATCTACGGCGCGATCGCCGCTTTTGGGGCCCTCGCGCTGATGCTGTTGGGTATCAGCGTGATCGAGGCCATGACCATGGCCATGTCGTTCCTCGCGTCGGGCGGCTTCGTGCCGCATCCGCAGGGAATTGCCGCTTATGACGTGCCGTCGCGGCTAGTCGCGATGATCCTGATGATCCTGGGGGCGGTGAACTTTGTCGTGATCGCCTATCGCGTCCTGGGGCGCGGCACGGGGATCCGCAATGGTCGGGACCCAGAGACCCGCACCTTCCTGATCCTGATTCCCGTTATTGCGGTGATCTTCTGGCTGTCCCGTGGGGCGGGCGATATTGACCGCCTTCTGGCGCAGGCCTTCAATGCCGTCTCCAGCCTGTCGACCAATGGGATCACCCTCGGGCGACCGCCAGCGCTGATCCCGATCCTTGTCACCTCCGTCATCGGCGGTGCGGCCGTTTCGACCGCTGGCGGGATCAAATTGCTGCGGTGGTTGCTGACCTTCCAGCGAACGGGGGAGGAGCTTTGGCGTCTCACGCACCCGGGCGCGGTGTCCGGTCGGTCACCATCGACCAACGAGTTCGGCGTCTGGATCCACGCGCTGGCATTCGCCGTCCTTCTGGCGATCCTCGTGCTGGCGACAGCCTTTTTCGGATACTCGCTGGAGACCAGCGCAACCGCCGCCGTGGCGGTGATCTCGAACAGCGGACCGCTTTTGACACTGGCACCCTTGATGACGGGTGATTATCTGATATTCGAACCCGGTCTGCGAACAGCCTTCGGCGTTGGCATGATTGCCGGACGCCTTGAACTCATAGTACTGCTAGTGGTTGTAAACCGCCGGTTCTGGCAGGGTTAA
- the trkA gene encoding Trk system potassium transporter TrkA, with the protein MRAIVCGAGRVGYGIAARLAQEKADVTVIDQAPALIRQVTERLDVRGVVGSGSYPDVLQEAGARDADMMIAVTASDEVNIVACQMAHSVFGIPTKLARIRAQSYLDRRYADVFSRDNIPIDVVISPEKEVADAILQRLTTPAAFDIKTFAEGRIWAVGIRLSDDCPILGTPLGQVRELFPDLKITIAGVSRGNRFFRTSSEDQLQTGDEVYFVAERSRVDRAIQILGQDQARARRIIIVGGGNIGFDVAAALESMGQSKIRMIERDPARAAQIAEKLERTIVLQGSGLDREILREAGVADAEAVVALTNSDETNLLSAIIAKREGARRSNILVNEPEYADLSRSVGIDRVIDPRAITISTILHHVRRGRIKSVYSILDGKAELVEAIALETSDLVGKPLSEANLPSGVIIGSVMRGDEVILPRAQTVIEAGDLVVLLTLKEHVSAVEKLFRVSVEYF; encoded by the coding sequence ATGAGAGCGATCGTTTGCGGCGCTGGTCGCGTTGGTTACGGTATTGCGGCGCGCCTGGCCCAGGAGAAGGCGGACGTGACCGTCATCGACCAGGCACCGGCGCTGATCCGGCAAGTGACGGAGCGCCTCGACGTGCGGGGCGTCGTTGGCTCCGGTTCCTATCCTGATGTTTTGCAGGAAGCCGGCGCCAGGGATGCGGACATGATGATTGCCGTGACCGCATCGGACGAGGTCAATATCGTCGCCTGTCAAATGGCGCATTCTGTCTTTGGGATCCCCACAAAACTCGCGCGGATCCGCGCCCAAAGCTATCTCGACCGGCGATATGCGGATGTGTTCAGCCGCGACAATATTCCGATCGACGTGGTCATCTCGCCGGAAAAGGAAGTGGCCGATGCAATCCTTCAGCGGCTCACGACGCCAGCGGCTTTTGACATCAAGACGTTTGCCGAGGGCCGCATCTGGGCCGTCGGTATCCGGCTGTCCGATGATTGCCCAATACTTGGCACGCCGTTGGGGCAGGTTCGGGAGCTGTTTCCCGATCTGAAGATCACCATTGCCGGGGTCAGTCGCGGCAACCGGTTTTTCCGGACGAGTTCTGAAGATCAACTGCAGACGGGGGACGAGGTCTATTTCGTCGCCGAACGGTCGCGGGTGGATCGCGCAATACAAATCCTCGGACAGGATCAGGCGCGCGCCCGGCGGATCATCATTGTTGGTGGCGGCAATATCGGATTCGACGTGGCCGCCGCGCTTGAATCCATGGGGCAATCCAAGATCCGAATGATCGAGCGGGACCCCGCCCGGGCTGCGCAGATCGCTGAAAAGCTTGAGCGCACGATCGTGCTGCAGGGCAGTGGCCTCGACCGTGAAATCCTGCGCGAAGCAGGTGTGGCAGACGCAGAGGCGGTGGTCGCCCTCACCAATAGCGATGAGACGAACCTCCTCTCGGCGATCATCGCCAAGCGGGAGGGGGCGAGACGAAGCAATATTCTCGTCAACGAACCGGAATATGCAGACCTGAGCCGGTCGGTTGGTATCGATCGCGTGATCGATCCCCGCGCGATCACCATTTCGACGATTCTGCACCATGTCCGCCGGGGCCGGATCAAGTCCGTTTACTCGATCCTGGATGGCAAGGCGGAGCTGGTGGAAGCGATAGCGCTGGAAACATCTGATCTTGTCGGCAAGCCGCTGTCCGAAGCCAATCTGCCGTCCGGGGTGATCATCGGGTCGGTCATGCGCGGCGACGAGGTCATCCTGCCGCGGGCACAGACGGTCATCGAAGCGGGTGACCTTGTCGTCCTCCTGACGCTGAAAGAACATGTCAGTGCCGTCGAGAAGCTGTTCCGCGTCTCTGTTGAATATTTCTAA
- a CDS encoding patatin-like phospholipase family protein: MTERKSALVLSGGGARGAYQVGVIKALASLTKPGTQPFPILTGVSVGALNACVLAADGDDFPRAAAELEKIWRALSCDAVYRTDWRAMSGNILGWLRAAVFGWAGARPPRSLLDNAPLRDLLDTHIDFARLNSTVGEGALKAFAITSSSYATGRAITFFKSERDIEQWQRARREGVRSNFSPDHVLGSSALPFVFPAIEHGGIYYGDGALRENAPLSAAIHLGCDRIFTIGARDLEPDPEKPQAHPVYPSVGYLAGQMLDILFNDNADADIERLKRINSTLALLTDEQRQNSHLRPIEIFAINPSTDIREIAGRHSHELPASVKAILRVIGAMSEPWVLPSYLTFEPGYIGELIDLGYADTMAQKAQWQAMLGI, from the coding sequence ATGACCGAACGCAAAAGTGCGCTGGTCCTGTCCGGCGGTGGCGCCAGGGGCGCCTATCAGGTCGGCGTCATCAAGGCCTTGGCATCCCTGACCAAGCCCGGAACCCAACCCTTTCCCATTCTGACCGGGGTGTCGGTCGGCGCGCTGAACGCCTGCGTACTCGCCGCCGACGGCGACGATTTTCCCCGCGCGGCAGCTGAGCTTGAAAAGATCTGGCGAGCGTTGTCTTGCGACGCCGTCTACCGGACCGACTGGCGCGCGATGAGCGGCAACATTCTGGGCTGGCTTCGGGCCGCCGTATTCGGCTGGGCCGGTGCAAGGCCGCCCCGATCCCTTCTCGACAATGCGCCACTGCGCGATCTTCTCGACACCCACATCGACTTTGCACGGCTCAACAGCACAGTGGGCGAAGGGGCCCTGAAGGCGTTTGCGATCACGTCCTCATCCTATGCGACGGGCCGCGCGATTACCTTCTTCAAAAGTGAGCGGGATATCGAGCAGTGGCAGCGGGCGCGGCGTGAGGGCGTCCGCAGCAATTTCAGTCCAGACCACGTTCTGGGGTCATCCGCCCTACCCTTTGTCTTCCCGGCGATTGAACATGGCGGCATCTATTACGGGGACGGTGCCTTGCGGGAGAACGCGCCCCTGTCCGCCGCGATCCATCTGGGCTGTGACCGCATCTTCACCATCGGGGCACGGGACCTGGAACCCGACCCCGAAAAGCCCCAAGCGCACCCGGTTTATCCCAGCGTTGGGTATCTGGCCGGGCAGATGCTCGACATTTTGTTCAACGACAATGCCGACGCCGATATTGAACGGCTTAAGCGGATCAACTCCACGCTAGCCCTTCTGACGGACGAGCAGCGTCAGAACAGTCATTTAAGGCCGATAGAGATTTTCGCGATCAATCCGAGCACGGATATTCGGGAGATTGCAGGACGGCACAGCCACGAATTGCCAGCGTCCGTCAAAGCCATCCTGCGTGTCATCGGCGCGATGAGCGAGCCTTGGGTCCTGCCCAGCTATCTGACCTTCGAGCCCGGATATATTGGTGAACTGATCGACCTTGGCTATGCCGACACCATGGCCCAGAAGGCCCAGTGGCAGGCCATGCTGGGCATCTAG
- a CDS encoding adenylosuccinate synthase, giving the protein MANVAVVGAQWGDEGKGKIVDWLSARADVVVRFQGGHNAGHTLVVDGKVYKLSLLPSGIVRGGKMSVIGNGVVVDPWAFKTEVEKLRGQGVTISPTSLAIADNACLILPFHRDLDGLREGAAGDNKIGTTKRGIGPAYEDKVGRRAIRVCDLAYPDTLPGKIERLLAHHNALRAGFGEPVLDADQIHRELMEIAPEILPYAMPVWRLLDDARRAGKRILFEGAQGVLLDVDHGTFPFVTSSNVVTGQVSAGSGVGPAATGFVLGIVKAYTTRVGEGPFPTELKDATGERLGERGHEFGVVTGRKRRCGWFDAALVRQSLKLSGVNGIALTKLDVLDGFDVLKVCTGYIIDGEEYDYLPAGIDRQRNIKPVYEEIEGWSESTVGARSWAQLPAQAAKYVRRIEELIDCPVSVVSTSPEREDVILVKDPFGI; this is encoded by the coding sequence ATGGCGAATGTAGCAGTCGTCGGTGCCCAGTGGGGCGATGAAGGCAAGGGGAAGATTGTTGACTGGCTGTCGGCGCGCGCTGACGTCGTTGTCCGCTTCCAGGGCGGGCACAATGCCGGCCATACCCTCGTCGTCGACGGCAAGGTCTACAAACTGTCCCTGCTGCCCTCAGGCATCGTGCGCGGCGGCAAAATGTCCGTGATCGGCAATGGTGTCGTCGTTGACCCATGGGCGTTCAAGACGGAAGTCGAAAAGCTCCGCGGGCAGGGGGTGACGATTTCACCGACCAGCCTCGCCATCGCCGACAATGCCTGCCTGATCCTGCCTTTCCACCGTGACCTTGACGGTCTGCGCGAGGGCGCGGCGGGGGACAACAAGATCGGCACGACCAAGCGCGGGATCGGCCCGGCCTATGAAGACAAGGTGGGTCGCCGGGCGATTCGCGTCTGTGATCTTGCTTATCCTGACACCTTGCCGGGCAAGATCGAGCGTCTGCTGGCGCATCACAATGCCCTGCGCGCCGGTTTCGGTGAGCCCGTGCTCGATGCGGACCAGATTCACCGTGAGCTGATGGAAATCGCACCGGAAATCCTGCCCTATGCAATGCCGGTCTGGCGTCTGCTGGATGACGCCCGCCGTGCCGGCAAGCGCATCCTGTTTGAAGGGGCGCAGGGTGTTCTTCTCGACGTGGACCACGGAACATTTCCCTTTGTCACATCATCCAATGTGGTGACGGGACAGGTCTCTGCCGGATCCGGCGTTGGCCCCGCTGCCACCGGCTTCGTCCTTGGCATCGTCAAGGCGTACACCACCCGTGTTGGTGAGGGACCATTCCCCACAGAACTGAAAGACGCTACCGGCGAGCGCCTTGGCGAACGGGGGCACGAATTTGGTGTTGTCACAGGACGCAAACGTCGCTGCGGCTGGTTTGATGCGGCTTTGGTCCGTCAGAGCCTCAAACTGTCCGGTGTCAACGGTATTGCCCTGACCAAGCTTGACGTTCTGGACGGTTTTGACGTGCTGAAGGTTTGTACCGGGTACATTATCGACGGCGAAGAATATGACTATCTGCCTGCCGGTATTGACCGTCAACGGAACATCAAGCCGGTCTATGAAGAGATCGAAGGCTGGTCCGAATCCACGGTTGGAGCACGCTCCTGGGCGCAGCTTCCAGCGCAGGCGGCAAAATATGTCCGCCGGATTGAAGAGCTGATCGACTGCCCCGTTTCGGTGGTGTCGACGTCGCCGGAGCGCGAAGACGTCATTCTGGTCAAGGACCCCTTCGGGATCTAA
- a CDS encoding outer membrane protein, translating to MRHLAVISVLFTAPAMAQETPDDVIIPSPSELKARQAYDVLQPRAALPRGRSQSAGDAPIVRQPRYSSSGGVAAMAAPVYQSRAYPKDTNGSPATPTQYGVHAEVRAGIDHPASGNVSDDILLGLGAGYDHDFGNFFVGGYLGVDWSGAEGALDEVTFADGGGVFSGTDSLGREIELGLRLGMQATDDINVYGLVALTRLTRTLDGVLETEIDDVPVPIHTTIHHDGWRLGAGSEINLFSDIFAKAEYRYTDYRDNDGTILTQNARHQVVTGVGLRF from the coding sequence ATGCGCCACCTTGCTGTCATCAGCGTTCTTTTTACCGCGCCCGCCATGGCGCAGGAAACGCCTGACGATGTCATCATCCCCTCTCCAAGTGAGTTGAAAGCCCGCCAGGCCTATGATGTGCTGCAACCACGCGCGGCCCTGCCCCGTGGACGCTCACAGAGCGCGGGCGACGCCCCCATCGTTCGCCAGCCCCGCTATTCGTCCAGCGGCGGCGTGGCCGCCATGGCGGCTCCGGTCTATCAAAGCCGTGCCTATCCGAAAGACACGAACGGCTCGCCTGCGACGCCGACGCAATATGGTGTCCATGCAGAGGTCAGAGCGGGTATCGACCACCCCGCCTCAGGGAATGTCTCGGACGATATCCTGCTCGGTCTTGGCGCTGGCTATGATCACGATTTTGGCAATTTCTTTGTTGGCGGGTATCTCGGTGTCGACTGGTCCGGCGCGGAGGGCGCACTGGACGAGGTGACATTCGCTGATGGCGGCGGTGTGTTCAGCGGGACGGACAGCCTTGGTCGCGAGATTGAGCTCGGCCTGCGCCTTGGGATGCAGGCGACGGACGATATCAACGTTTACGGCCTTGTCGCGCTGACGCGCCTGACCCGCACGCTGGACGGGGTGCTGGAAACGGAAATCGATGATGTGCCGGTACCGATCCATACGACAATCCATCACGATGGCTGGCGGTTGGGTGCGGGTTCGGAGATCAATCTGTTCTCAGATATCTTTGCGAAAGCCGAGTACCGGTACACGGACTACCGCGACAATGACGGCACCATCCTGACGCAAAACGCCCGCCACCAGGTGGTGACGGGCGTCGGCTTGCGGTTCTAG
- the serA gene encoding phosphoglycerate dehydrogenase has product MPRVLISDALSEDAVNIFRTRGIDVTFEPALGKDKERLLSIIGEYDGLAIRSATKVTDDVIAAAKNLKVVGRAGIGVDNVDIPAATAAGIAVMNTPFGNSITTAEHAIAMMMSLVRQIPQANASTHEGKWEKSRFMGQEIFGKTLGLIGCGNIGAIVADRAQGLKMKVVAFDPYLTEERALALGVERVDLDTLFARADVITIHTPLTDQTRNVVNADAFSKMKDGVRIVNCARGGLVDEAALLEALESGKVAGAALDVFEVEPAKDNPLFGREDVICTPHLGASTSEAQENVAIQVAEQLADYLLTGAVTNALNMPSVSAEEAPRLKPYIALAEKLGSLAGQMSGAGVNGIEVSYAGSVSKLNVKPLTAAALAGALRPKMADVNLINAPSIASDRGIEVSETTTDKSPNYGATISVTMKCAEGDRTYVGALFGGEPRVVRFGKIRLEGSFVKNMLFVRNDDKPGFIGALGQVLSDAGINIATFHLGRMTEGDEAIALVATDGPVAKEVVEKINKLAHVKTAQALTF; this is encoded by the coding sequence ATGCCCCGCGTACTTATTTCAGACGCTTTGAGCGAAGACGCCGTCAATATCTTCAGGACCCGCGGCATCGACGTGACATTCGAGCCTGCCCTTGGCAAGGACAAGGAACGGCTGCTCTCCATTATCGGAGAGTATGATGGTTTGGCCATCCGTTCCGCCACGAAGGTGACGGATGACGTGATTGCTGCTGCCAAAAACCTGAAGGTTGTTGGCCGTGCCGGTATCGGCGTCGACAATGTCGACATTCCCGCCGCGACGGCCGCTGGCATTGCCGTGATGAACACGCCGTTCGGTAACTCCATCACGACGGCCGAACACGCCATCGCCATGATGATGTCGCTTGTACGGCAGATCCCGCAAGCCAATGCCTCAACCCATGAAGGCAAGTGGGAGAAGTCCCGCTTCATGGGGCAGGAGATCTTCGGCAAGACGCTTGGCCTGATCGGCTGCGGCAATATTGGCGCCATTGTCGCCGATCGCGCACAGGGTCTCAAAATGAAGGTTGTCGCTTTCGACCCTTACCTGACCGAAGAGCGTGCGCTTGCGTTGGGTGTTGAGCGCGTCGACCTCGACACGCTGTTCGCCCGCGCCGATGTGATTACCATTCACACGCCGCTGACCGATCAGACCCGCAATGTGGTCAACGCTGATGCCTTCTCCAAAATGAAGGATGGGGTGCGGATCGTGAACTGTGCCCGCGGCGGCCTTGTGGACGAAGCGGCACTGCTCGAGGCGCTGGAAAGCGGCAAGGTTGCTGGCGCAGCGCTGGATGTGTTTGAGGTTGAGCCTGCAAAGGACAATCCACTATTCGGTCGTGAGGATGTCATCTGTACGCCGCACCTTGGTGCGTCCACGTCTGAGGCGCAGGAAAACGTTGCCATTCAGGTGGCCGAACAACTGGCTGACTATCTCCTGACCGGCGCTGTCACCAACGCGCTGAACATGCCGTCGGTTTCGGCAGAAGAAGCGCCGCGCCTCAAGCCCTATATCGCCCTGGCTGAAAAGCTGGGCAGCCTTGCGGGACAGATGTCGGGCGCAGGTGTCAACGGGATCGAGGTTTCCTATGCCGGATCTGTCAGCAAACTGAACGTCAAGCCTTTGACGGCGGCGGCCCTTGCCGGTGCTCTGCGGCCCAAGATGGCGGATGTGAACCTTATCAACGCGCCGAGTATCGCCAGCGATCGCGGTATCGAAGTGTCCGAAACGACGACCGACAAGTCGCCAAACTACGGTGCGACGATCAGCGTGACCATGAAATGCGCTGAAGGCGACCGGACCTATGTCGGCGCGCTGTTTGGTGGCGAACCGCGGGTCGTCCGCTTCGGCAAGATCCGTCTTGAGGGCAGCTTTGTCAAAAACATGCTCTTTGTCCGGAATGATGACAAGCCGGGTTTCATCGGCGCATTAGGCCAGGTGCTCAGCGATGCGGGCATCAACATCGCAACCTTCCACCTTGGCCGGATGACCGAAGGCGATGAAGCCATCGCTCTCGTGGCGACGGACGGCCCAGTGGCCAAGGAAGTGGTCGAGAAAATCAACAAGCTCGCCCACGTGAAGACAGCTCAGGCGCTGACGTTCTAA